The DNA sequence TGCTGAGCTGTTCTCCGGAGGGCTCGAGGACCGCCCGGCGCACGTAGTTCACGATCGGGGGATTCGCCTTGAGCATCGCGATAACGGCGGCATCGCGGGCCGCGGCGAGCTTGCGCGGGTCCTTCTCCTCGTAGACGGAGCGCAACGCGTCGATGTGGTAGTCGACGACCAGCTGATCAACCGCCTCGCGCAGACCGGCCTTGGTCTTGAAATGGTGTTGCACCAACCCGAGTGTCACCCCGGCCTCGGATGCCACTGCGCGCAACGAAATTCGCTCCTCGCCGTATTGGGCATACAAATCCAGTGCGGTATTGCGAATGCGCGCCTTCGCGGTGAGGTCCTCGTCGGTCGCGCGCGGGTTTGCCATGAGCCTCATCGTACCGCACCCCTTTACAAACGAATCTGAAACGATACACTTGTATCGTTTCGACGAGGAGGTCAAGGAAGATGTCCGCACTATTCCCGTCCTATCGCGCGTCCTGGGAGACCGATGCGCACCGCGACCTGCGCAAGCATGCTGCCGAGTTTCTGCGCAAGGAGTCCACGCCCAACCAGGAACGCTGGAGCGCGCAGCACCAGGTGGACCGCGAATTCTGGAACAAGCTGGGCGACGCCGGTCTGCTCGGCCTGGACCTGCCCGAGGAATACGGCGGCGCCGGAGGCGATTTCGGATTCTCCGCGGTGGTCGCCGAGGAGCTGGCCCTAGCCCAGGACACCGCGACGGGCTGGGGTGTGCACTCGCCGATCGTCGCGCACTACATCAACACCTATGGCAACGCCGAGCAGAAGGCTCGCTGGATGCCGGGCATCATCAGTGGTGATCTGGTGCTGGCCATCGCCATGACCGAGCCCGGCACCGGATCCGACCTGCAAGGGGTGCGCACCAGCGCGGTCCGGGATGGTGATCACTACGTGATCAACGGCTCGAAGACGTTCATCTCCAACGGCACACACTGTGACCTGCTGGTGATCGTGGCCAAGACCGATCCGTCTCAGGGTGCCAAGGGGATATCGCTCATCGTCGCCGAGACCAAGGACCTGCCCGGATTCGAGCGAGGCCGGGTGCTGGAAAAGGTGGGGCAACACGGGCAGGACACCCGTGAGCTGTTCTTCAGCGATATGCGGGTGCCGGTGGCCAACCGGCTCGGTGAGGAAGATGGCCAGGGGTTCATCCAGCTCATGACGCAGCTGGCACGCGAGCGCCTCATCATCGCCTCGGGGAACGCCGGCATGGCCGAGGCTGCGGTGCTGGAGTCGATCAAGTACACCAAGGAGCGTGAGGCATTCGGCCAGCCGCTCATCAAGTTTCAGAACACCAGGTTCCAGCTGGCCGAGCTGAAGGCCGAGGTGCTGTCGATCAAGACGACCGTCGACTGGTGCATCCAGAACTACATCGACGGCGCCAATGACCCCGCGACGGCCTCCATCGCGAAGCTGGTGGCCACCGATAAGGGGGTTGCGGTGGTCGATCGGTGTGTCCAGTTCTTCGGCGGATACGGATACATGATGGAGTATCCGATCGCCCGGGCGTACGCCGCGGCACGCGTCAACAAGATCTACGGCGGCACAAGCGAAATCATGAAAGAACTCATCTCTCGGTCTCTGTGACCAGATGCGACAAGGAGCGGCAATGAAGCAGCAGAACAGGGCGTTCGTCGTCGGCGTCGGCATGACGAAGTTCGAGAAGCCGGGGAGTCGCGAGGGCTGGGATTACCCGGCGATGGTCAAGGAGAGCGGAACCAAGGCGCTCGACGACGCCGGGGTCCGGTACGAACAGATTGAGCAGGCCTTCATCGGAAACGTCTATGGGGATTCGTGTTCCGGGCATCGCGCGCTCTACGAGCTGGGCCACACCGGCATCCCGATCTACAACGTCAACAGCAACTGCTCGACGGGCTCGACCGCACTGTTCCTGGCGGCCAACGCTATTCGCAGCGGTCAGTCCGACGTCGTCATGGCCGCCGGGTTCGAAAAGATGGAGCGCGGCTCGCTGAGTATGAAGTTCACCGACCGCGAGTCGCCGTTGATGCCGCAGCTCAACCGGCTCGGTGAACTGACGCCGCCGCAAATGCCCATGACCGCATGGATGTTCGCCGCCGCGGCCGAGGAGTACATGCGCGAGTACGGCCTGACCGCCGAGCAGCTGGCGTGGATCGGCTACAAGAACCACAAGCACTCGGTGAACAACCCGTACAGCCAATTCCAGGACGAATACTCGTTGGAAGAGATCCTGTCGTCACGGAGCATCGTGGCGCCGCTGACCAAGCTGCAGTGCTCACCGACCTCCGATGGGTCGGCGGCGGCCATCGTGGCCAGTGAAGAGTTCGTCGACAAGCACGGACTCGCCGATCAGGCCGTCGAGATCGTCGGGCAGGCCACCGTCACCGACCGGGCCGACACGTTCGACGGGACCGCGGCGGGCATCGTCGGCGCGCACATGAACAAGGCGGCGATCGCCGCCGTGTACGAGCAGGCGCAGATCGGCCCCGAGGACATCGACGTGGTGGAGCTGCATGACTGCTTCTCGGCCAACGAGATCCTGGTGTACGAGGCGCTCGGCTTCTGCGAGCAGGGCGAGGCAGGCAAGCTGATCGACAACCAGGACACCACCTTTGGTGGCAAATGGGTGGTCAACCCGTCGGGCGGCCTGATCTCCAAGGGACACCCGCTGGGCGCCACCGGGCTGGCCCAGTGTGCCGAACTGAACTGGCAGCTGCGCGGGCAGGCCGACAAGCGTCAGGTCGCGAGCGCGGCCACCAAGGACAGCGTGGCCTTGCAGCACAACATCGGGCTCGGCGGTTCGGTGGTCGTCACGGCGTACCGCCCGGCTCAGCGCTAGGCGGCGCGCACCAGCCCGGACCGGGCGAACCGGCCGGCGGGGGAGAACCGCTCCAGGATGGCGTCGGCGGGTTCCCCCGCCCACTCGGTGATGAGCTCCTTGGCCGTCTCGATCGAGGTGACCCTCTCGAAGGGCTTCGGATCGTCGAGCAGGCTGAACAGTTTGGATGCGAATCCCTCGTGGACGTGACCCGCCGCGAAGAATAGGTCGCCGTAGTCGTGCAGCTCGTCATCACCGAGGTAGAGCCTCGT is a window from the Mycobacteroides salmoniphilum genome containing:
- a CDS encoding lipid-transfer protein, yielding MKQQNRAFVVGVGMTKFEKPGSREGWDYPAMVKESGTKALDDAGVRYEQIEQAFIGNVYGDSCSGHRALYELGHTGIPIYNVNSNCSTGSTALFLAANAIRSGQSDVVMAAGFEKMERGSLSMKFTDRESPLMPQLNRLGELTPPQMPMTAWMFAAAAEEYMREYGLTAEQLAWIGYKNHKHSVNNPYSQFQDEYSLEEILSSRSIVAPLTKLQCSPTSDGSAAAIVASEEFVDKHGLADQAVEIVGQATVTDRADTFDGTAAGIVGAHMNKAAIAAVYEQAQIGPEDIDVVELHDCFSANEILVYEALGFCEQGEAGKLIDNQDTTFGGKWVVNPSGGLISKGHPLGATGLAQCAELNWQLRGQADKRQVASAATKDSVALQHNIGLGGSVVVTAYRPAQR
- a CDS encoding TetR/AcrR family transcriptional regulator codes for the protein MANPRATDEDLTAKARIRNTALDLYAQYGEERISLRAVASEAGVTLGLVQHHFKTKAGLREAVDQLVVDYHIDALRSVYEEKDPRKLAAARDAAVIAMLKANPPIVNYVRRAVLEPSGEQLSMLNALIQLTRDEVATLREEGMAPTDRAESTQVVSVMVRQMGALLLQPLIDAVWDRLEHGDTPKPTLSIKVLD
- a CDS encoding acyl-CoA dehydrogenase family protein; amino-acid sequence: MSALFPSYRASWETDAHRDLRKHAAEFLRKESTPNQERWSAQHQVDREFWNKLGDAGLLGLDLPEEYGGAGGDFGFSAVVAEELALAQDTATGWGVHSPIVAHYINTYGNAEQKARWMPGIISGDLVLAIAMTEPGTGSDLQGVRTSAVRDGDHYVINGSKTFISNGTHCDLLVIVAKTDPSQGAKGISLIVAETKDLPGFERGRVLEKVGQHGQDTRELFFSDMRVPVANRLGEEDGQGFIQLMTQLARERLIIASGNAGMAEAAVLESIKYTKEREAFGQPLIKFQNTRFQLAELKAEVLSIKTTVDWCIQNYIDGANDPATASIAKLVATDKGVAVVDRCVQFFGGYGYMMEYPIARAYAAARVNKIYGGTSEIMKELISRSL